A window of Babesia microti strain RI chromosome III, complete genome contains these coding sequences:
- a CDS encoding T-complex protein 1 subunit theta (overlaps_old_locusTagID:BBM_III01515), which yields MFAQRLGARAIMRDGSRIFGQSDSTLTRNIEACNTIATMLKTCLGPNSMNKLIVNHINKRFVTSDAITILEQLEVQHPAAKILVIAAQALHSEFGDGVNFLVIFAGELLNNAGFLIDQGLHLNDVIKGYEMAHEKCLELMSELVAYTCKDLHSNIQLQLAIKGAVCSRQNALIAGVDKLVAEAASMIMPRDPKLFDIDSIRVSKIVGGSTETSFVINGMALLQDTSGSVKSCKNTKVLVLGTGFETHTTEAKGTVLFTNAEELLNYSKGEDDQLEKIVKGIKDLDVGCIIVNGSVSEMAIHFANKYQILVIKVVSKFDARRLCRLLGATALARMEIPTKDDLGSVSSIDVIEMSSQKVTIINATDNRVVSIILKGATMNVLDELERAIDDGICCIKSMTKDARFLAGAGSTEMELSVQLTNWAKQLSGMEKHSALKFAEALQIIPNTLAANEGFNAADVVTLLYASHVKGNKFACVNVSSSNSECLSDATELSIYDHYNMKMYAIKLAFEAVITVLGIDQVIMAKPAGGPKPRDPGPPDLD from the exons ATGTTCGCTCAACGGCTGGGCGCCCGCGCCATCATGCGGGATGGTTCCCGTATATTTGGTCAATCAGATTCGACCCTAACTCGCAACATTGAAGCCTGTAATACAATAGCCACGATGCTCAAAACTTGTCTAGGTCCAAATTCCATGAACAAGCTCATAGTTAATCATATCAATAAGCGTTTTGTGACATCAGACGCCATTACTATATTGGAACAGTTGGAAGTACAACATCCCGCTGCTAAAATTCTGGTAATTGCGGCACAAGCTTTGCATTCTGAGTTTGGAGATGGTGTCAACTTTCTAGTCATATTTGCCGGTGAATTATTGAACAAC gCTGGATTTCTTATTGATCAGGGGCTGCATTTGAACGATGTAATCAAAGGTTATGAAATGGCCCATGAGAAGTGCCTTGAGTTGATGAGCGAGCTAGTGGCTTACACCTGCAAAGATTTACACTCAAACATTCAACTACAATTGGCGATAAAGGGCGCTGTATGTTCTCGGCAAAATGCTTTAATTGCTGGAGTGGACAAATTAGTAGCTGAAGCTGCATCCATGATAATGCCAAGAGACCCAAAACTATTTGATATAGACTCGATACGCGTTTCTAAAATTGTAGGGGGGAGTACCGAAACTTCATTCGTCATAAATGGAATGGCTTTGCTACAAGATACAAGTGGAAGTGTCAAATCTTGCAAAAATACTAAAGTGCTGGTGCTTGGTACGGGTTTTGAAACGCACACCACGGAAGCTAAAGGGACTGTATTGTTTACAAATGCCGAAGAG CTGTTAAATTATTCTAAAGGTGAAGATGATCAACTGGAAAAGATTGTGAAAGGGATTAAGGATTTGGATGTTGGTTGCATAATTGTGAATGGAAGTGTCTCCGAAATGGCAATACACTTCGCTAACAAGTACCAAATACTAGTCATCAAAGTTGTTTCAAAATTCGATGCACGCCGCTTATGCAGATTGTTAGGAGCCACTGCACTGGCCAGAATGGAAATACCTACAAAAGATGACTTAGGCAGCGTATCCTCTATTGATGTTATTGAAATGTCTTCACAAAAg gTCACTATAATAAATGCCACTGATAACCGTGTGGTGTCCATAATTCTAAAGGGGGCAACAATGAACGTTTTAGATGAGCTAGAAAGGGCCATTGATGATGGTATATGCTGCATCAAGTCTATGACAAAGGATGCTAGGTTTTTAGCAGGAGCAGGCTCCACCGAAATGGAGTTATCAGTACAACTGACTAACTGGGCAAAACAATTGAGTGGAATGGAAAAACATTCAGCGCTGAAGTTTGCGGAGGCATTGCAAATAATCCCCAACACTTTGGCTGCAAACGAAGGTTTTAATGCTGCAGATGTTGTTACATTATTGTATGCTAGTCATGTTAAGGGCAACAAATTTGCTTGCGTCAACGTATCCTCCAGCAACTCTGAGTGTCTATCTGATGCCACCGAATTATCAATCTATGACCACTACAATATGAAGATGTATGCGATTAAACTGGCTTTTGAGGCGGTAATTACGGTTTTGGGCATTGACCAGGTGATAATGGCCAAGCCCGCAGGCGGTCCTAAGCCAC GCGACCCAGGGCCCCCGGATTTAGATTAG
- a CDS encoding hypothetical protein (overlaps_old_locusTagID:BBM_III01520): MHISIHSKQISQHILYLLTQKTRKIASKTNNLTILLKNILDSARNQSNADIYNDCTPLYLLKIQSTALISKVNSLNHIDKETRSVIGKTALALLHCYSNNGYLDPDFASLLLNNIYLKGCSPRAILTILESLHKSDLLNDRIYTIFNQLLTNQKTLVSLAAQDLCQLLWRFIAIHEIYPFYTCYKYYYTIGTLIMHCRKRIRYCLRKGNDEDRIAWSIVGGNRALEDFSMAIKLFSHSSYCKSGCIVTYDDHVIRNNLRKLHMRQLIAMNELLKTPLRGQYRHTNTSDTAKKVINSLQELLQVNEFSDLFGGNSKICYELPVMGTRYSIDILLSR; the protein is encoded by the coding sequence ATGCACATTAGTATACACTCTAAACAAATTTCACAACATATACTATATTTGTTAACGCAAAAAACGCGTAAAATAGCTtcaaaaacaaataatttaacaattttactgaaaaatattttggattCAGCCAGAAATCAATCCAACGctgatatatacaatgacTGTACTCCGCTTTATCTACTCAAAATACAATCCACAGCATTAATAAGTAAAGTTAACTCACTTAACCATATAGACAAAGAAACTAGGTCGGTAATCGGTAAAACTGCACTGGCATTGTTACACTGTTATTCCAATAATGGATATCTAGACCCAGACTTTGCTAGTTTGTTACTAAACAACATTTATCTAAAAGGTTGCAGCCCTAGGGCCATACTAACAATATTAGAATCACTACATAAAAGTGACTTATTGAATGACAgaatatatactatttttAACCAGTTATTGACAAACCAGAAAACACTAGTTTCACTTGCCGCGCAAGATTTATGTCAATTACTGTGGCGATTCATTGCAATACACGAAATCTACCCCTTTTACACCTGCTACAAGTACTATTACACAATAGGTACTCTGATTATGCATTGCAGGAAAAGAATTCGTTATTGCTTACGCAAGGGGAATGATGAGGATAGGATAGCATGGTCAATTGTCGGTGGGAATAGGGCTTTGGAAGATTTTTCAATggcaataaaattattttcacatAGCAGTTACTGCAAAAGTGGCTGCATTGTAACATATGATGACCATGTGATCCGCAATAACTTACGTAAGTTACATATGAGACAACTAATAGCTATGAACGAATTACTGAAAACCCCACTTAGGGGTCAATATCGTCATACGAATACTAGTGACACGGCCAAAAAGGTTATAAATTCTCTTCAAGAGTTGTTACAGGTTAATGAGTTTAGTGATTTATTCGGTGGCAATTCCAAAATCTGTTACGAATTGCCAGTCATGGGTACCAGATATTCTATTGACATATTGCTTTCTAGGTAA
- a CDS encoding hypothetical protein (overlaps_old_locusTagID:BBM_III01525), whose amino-acid sequence MNQTLSCSLNGLISSLAFVSPDNCVASNWILANVPSENASEAFLTIKTQLHTITDTKHILNVMNLIGQLGNNKNYASVIKQHSFQILAHLLTHITDPEIVNAIIAIANSWANTGLIDNEQLESIMDPSKAADYDENLTAGQIAHLINECKKSVNWVPYTPIDYRQPNISISSVDSQQITKLVDQCLEEVEKL is encoded by the exons ATGAACCAAACGCTTAGTTGTTCGCTAAATG GATTGATTTCCAGTTTGGCGTTTGTATCCCCTGATAATTGTGTTGCTTCTAATTGGATTTTAGCAAATGTACCTTCAGAAAATGCTTCAGAGGCGTTTTTAACTATTAAAACTCAACTACATACTATTACTGATACAAAACACATATTAAATGTCATGAATCTTATTGGCCAATTGggtaataataaaaattatgctTCGGTTATTAAACAACACtcatttcaaatattagCGCATTTGCTAACCCATATCACTGACCCTGAAATTGTCAATGCTATAATCGCAATAGCAAATTCCTGGGCGAATACAGGTCTGATAGATAATGAACAGTTGGAATCCATTATGGATCCTTCTAAGGCAGCAGAttatgatgaaaatttgacTGCAGGTCAAATTGCTCATTTGATAAATGAATGTAAGAAGTCAGTAAATTGGGTACCATATACGCCAATAGATTACCGCCAACCTAACATTAGTATCTCTAGTGTTGATAGTCAGCAGATAACGAAACTGGTGGATCAATGCCTAGAAGAAGTGGAAAAATTATAG
- a CDS encoding hypothetical protein (overlaps_old_locusTagID:BBM_III01530), giving the protein MGDICEREICDNISIYPPSSDEHIDNYLRNIEKKNKWQLGKIISKIYNLTTYNNGVDDFYSKMSPYYGADSTKDNIFVHLGPVIGLHYAKSTNLSNTTCGSLIVVNPNSLQRFKDEHKLLQHKSTHPIAITTVSFGSIGGIGKCIFYATQCGKIFVHLSENFEQLLMADTSHYYEDKAVEFTILSVISPVGGYVEYIAAGNIFGHIFLYQVPGMTLMKVLFKGVDDFDLYIPKDLDSDTYTPKALESLYNDDFIKQNEYICNKNFPNTQTDGLFTCAMNVAFKNNLWIAFGDSTLIVLSTPEFTVLHHTSLQVADSKYVATNIQFSRIHEIALVLLGNDYLMVRDICTFNCLRIITSNILTCGFPISTLLLYDTYDYSLSARTCILVVAGMDGSICLRKLERKEGTQFAWTLIKRFVSQKDETNNGDNQVPILCMHLDEFSDSFFLGDARGLVRRYSNFFELYHKDSRSVDIKVKDHAGDG; this is encoded by the coding sequence ATGGGGGATATATGTGAGCGCGAAATATGCGATAACATCTCTATATATCCCCCTTCATCGGATGAACACATAGATAACTATCTAAGGAATATAGAAAAGAAAAATAAATGGCAACTAGGCAAAATCATCtccaaaatttacaaccTAACAACTTATAACAACGGTGTAGATGATTTTTACAGTAAGATGTCTCCATATTATGGTGCAGATTCGACAAaagataatatttttgtcCATTTGGGCCCTGTTATTGGCCTACATTATGCTAAATCAACCAATCTTTCCAACACCACTTGTGGTTCATTGATTGTGGTAAATCCCAATTCACTGCAACGCTTTAAAGACGAACACAAACTACTCCAGCACAAATCAACCCACCCAATTGCAATAACTACCGTATCCTTTGGTTCTATTGGTGGAATTGGCAAGTGCATTTTTTACGCTACTCAATGtggcaaaatatttgtgcaTCTATCagaaaattttgaacagCTTCTCATGGCAGATACCTCACATTATTACGAAGATAAAGCAGTGGAGTTTACCATTTTATCTGTAATCTCGCCTGTTGGAGGTTATGTCGAATATATAGCCGCtggtaatatttttggtCATATATTCCTCTACCAAGTACCAGGCATGACCCTAATGAAAGTATTGTTTAAGGGAGTAGATGATTTTGATTTGTATATTCCTAAGGATTTGGATTCGGATACTTATACACCAAAAGCTTTAGAATCTTTATACAATGATGACTTTATTAAACAGAACGAATACatatgcaataaaaattttcccAACACACAAACTGATGGGCTATTCACCTGTGCTATGAATGTGGCATTTAAGAACAATCTTTGGATTGCTTTTGGCGATAGCACTCTGATTGTGCTGTCGACACCTGAATTTACAGTATTGCATCACACGTCACTACAAGTTGCTGATAGCAAATACGTTGCTACAAATATCCAATTTTCAAGGATACACGAGATTGCACTGGTGTTGCTGGGAAATGATTATTTGATGGTACGTGACATTTGTACCTTTAACTGTCTAAGAATAATTACATCAAATATCCTCACTTGTGGATTCCCCATTTCAACTCTACTTCTTTATGATACTTATGACTACTCTCTTTCAGCCAGAACTTGCATACTCGTAGTGGCTGGAATGGACGGATCAATTTGCTTGCGCAAATTGGAGCGTAAGGAGGGCACACAATTTGCATGGACCCTAATTAAGCGATTTGTTTCACAGAAAGATGAAACTAATAATGGCGATAACCAGGTACCAATATTGTGTATGCACTTGGACGAATTTTCTGATTCGTTTTTTTTGGGAGACGCTAGGGGTCTGGTGCGCAGATACtccaatttttttgaattgTACCATAAGGATTCTAGAAGTGTGGATATTAAAGTCAAAGATCATGCTGGTGATGgataa
- a CDS encoding hypothetical protein (overlaps_old_locusTagID:BBM_III01535), whose amino-acid sequence MGNTVSQSNDDYPNLQQRIITYPTDDDENQASNTHMCGIRRVKHNVKELSVPIYVYPKTISITFKNKLLHIHFKYRSFTTVKLDVYLALQIDSNKLPSLTNSIYTCELRDDNAEFSSQPIKIDSERYEMLFYNSDKNYIPIAIALGKEQICYLIYGGFHPKTTSEEMLSCGTTCNYIVVDSLIYEIKEVYGTKSDNGDVCCICLSGKRNVITIPCYHCCICTQCSKNPCVKKSGCPICRSSINGFIEID is encoded by the exons ATGGGCAATACTGTTAGTCAAAGTAATGATGATTATCCCAATCTCCAGCAAAGAATAATCACATATCCCACAGATGACGATGAA AACCAGGCTTCGAATACTCATATGTGTGGAATCAGACGGGTCAAGCACAATGTTAAGGAGTTAAGCGTACCAATATATGTCTATCCTAAGACTATTTCCATCACATTT aaaaaCAAATTACTGCATATACACTTTAAGTACAGGTCCTTTACTACGGTGAAATTGGATGTGTATTTGGCTCTACAAATCgattcaaataaattacccAG TCTAACTAACTCAATTTACACATGCGAATTACGTGATGATAACGCCGAATTTAGCAGCCAAccaattaaaattgatagtGAGAGATATGAGATGCTCTTTTACAATAgcgataaaaattacataccCATAGCGATAGCTTTGGGGAAG GAACAAATATGTTACTTAATTTATGGCGGTTTCCATCCGAAAACAACTTCGGAAGAAATGTTGAGCTGTGGTACCACATGTAATTATATCGTTGTTGATTCATTAATCTATGAAATAAAG GAGGTTTATGGTACTAAAAGTGATAATGGAGATGTTTGTTGCATCTGTCTTTCAGGGAAAAGAAATGTAATAACTATCCCTTGTTATCATTGTTGCATTTGCACCCAGTGTAGCAAGAATCCTTGTGTAAAAAAAAGTGGGTGTCCAATTTGCAGGAGTTCTATCAATGGTTTTATTGAGATTGATTGA